The Mycolicibacterium smegmatis genome has a window encoding:
- a CDS encoding cytochrome P450, with amino-acid sequence MPTTISTPRYLLDQARRRFTPTPNTIPGMGAIEKRLKRKQWDQFVFSTPPAGSGLKPIMGDSGLPVLGHMIEIFRGGPDFILEQYRRNGPIHYAYSPALSSVMALGPDATQTVFSNRNKDYSQRAWDPVIGPFFEGGLMLLDFDEHMYHRRIMQDAFTRSRLTGYIPHIDSVASQVLANDWVSDDPRFLFYPAIKELTLDIASEVFMGVPAGTDKKLVTTVNHAFTTTTRAGNAIVRTPVPPLKWWRGIQARKTLEDYFLSRIDEKRRAESTDMFSVLCHSADEDGQTFTDDQIVSHMIFLMMAAHDTSTSTMTTMAYHLAANPEWQDRLRDESERIGDGPLDIEALEKLETYDLVINEALRMMTPLPFNFRQAVRDTELLGYFIPAGTNVVTWPSINHRLPELWTDPEKFDPERFAEPRSEHKKHRYAFAPFGGGAHKCIGMVFGQLEIKTVMHRLLRQYRLELPRPGYTPRYDYGGMPVPIDGMPIVLRPLR; translated from the coding sequence ATGCCCACCACCATCAGTACTCCCCGCTATCTGTTGGATCAGGCACGGCGCCGATTCACGCCCACGCCCAACACCATCCCCGGCATGGGAGCCATCGAGAAGCGGCTGAAGCGCAAGCAGTGGGACCAGTTCGTGTTCTCCACCCCGCCCGCAGGCAGCGGTCTCAAGCCGATCATGGGCGACTCCGGCCTGCCGGTCCTCGGGCACATGATCGAGATCTTCCGCGGCGGCCCCGACTTCATCCTGGAGCAATACCGCCGCAACGGCCCGATCCACTACGCCTACTCACCTGCGTTGTCGTCGGTGATGGCGCTGGGCCCGGACGCCACCCAGACGGTCTTCTCGAACCGCAACAAGGACTACTCGCAGCGTGCGTGGGATCCGGTGATCGGGCCGTTCTTCGAAGGTGGCCTGATGCTGCTCGACTTCGACGAGCACATGTACCACCGCCGGATCATGCAGGACGCGTTCACCCGCTCGCGGCTCACCGGGTACATCCCGCACATCGACTCGGTCGCGTCGCAGGTCCTGGCCAACGACTGGGTGTCCGACGATCCGCGGTTCCTGTTCTATCCGGCCATCAAGGAACTGACGCTCGACATCGCCTCCGAGGTGTTCATGGGCGTCCCGGCCGGCACCGACAAGAAGCTCGTCACGACCGTGAACCACGCGTTCACCACCACCACGCGCGCGGGCAACGCGATCGTGCGCACGCCGGTTCCGCCGTTGAAGTGGTGGCGCGGCATCCAGGCGCGCAAGACACTCGAGGACTACTTCCTCAGCCGCATCGACGAGAAGCGCCGCGCCGAGAGCACCGACATGTTCAGCGTGCTGTGCCACTCGGCCGACGAGGACGGCCAGACCTTCACCGACGACCAGATCGTCAGCCACATGATCTTCCTCATGATGGCCGCACACGACACGTCGACGTCGACCATGACCACCATGGCCTACCACCTGGCGGCCAATCCCGAGTGGCAGGACCGGCTGCGTGACGAGTCCGAGCGCATCGGCGACGGCCCGCTCGACATCGAGGCGCTGGAGAAGCTGGAGACCTACGACCTGGTGATCAACGAGGCGCTGCGGATGATGACGCCGCTGCCCTTCAACTTCCGCCAGGCCGTGCGCGACACCGAACTGCTGGGTTACTTCATCCCGGCCGGCACCAACGTGGTCACCTGGCCGTCGATCAACCACCGGCTGCCCGAACTGTGGACCGATCCGGAGAAGTTCGACCCGGAGCGCTTCGCCGAGCCGCGCAGCGAGCACAAGAAGCACCGCTACGCGTTCGCACCGTTCGGTGGCGGCGCCCACAAGTGCATCGGCATGGTGTTCGGCCAGCTGGAGATCAAGACCGTCATGCACCGCCTGCTGCGCCAGTACCGCCTGGAGCTGCCGCGTCCGGGTTACACGCCGCGCT
- a CDS encoding TetR/AcrR family transcriptional regulator has product MTAESVPQGSNGSAGATAAQARRSRGDRQREAIVAAVRELLEEQPFADISVSTISERAGVARSGFYFYFDSKYAVLAVILAEAMEELDALTHNFAPRGENESPAAFAKRMVGSAAAVYATNDPVMSACTVAQNTDAQIRDIMNDFEDATIAKIVGVIEQDTGARPISDDLPALVRTLTATTAMTLSRDAGFVGRDADPARAVEIVERLWLSALWGGLPE; this is encoded by the coding sequence ATGACCGCCGAATCCGTACCGCAGGGCAGCAACGGTTCTGCCGGCGCCACCGCCGCGCAGGCCCGTCGCTCCAGGGGCGACCGGCAACGGGAGGCCATCGTCGCCGCCGTGCGCGAACTCCTCGAGGAACAGCCGTTCGCGGACATCTCGGTGAGCACGATCAGTGAGCGCGCCGGTGTCGCCCGGTCGGGCTTCTACTTCTACTTCGATTCCAAGTACGCGGTGCTGGCCGTGATCCTGGCCGAGGCGATGGAAGAACTCGACGCGCTCACGCACAACTTCGCGCCGCGCGGTGAGAACGAGTCGCCTGCCGCATTCGCCAAGCGCATGGTGGGCAGCGCCGCGGCGGTGTACGCCACCAACGACCCGGTCATGTCGGCCTGCACCGTCGCGCAGAACACCGACGCGCAGATCCGCGACATCATGAACGACTTCGAGGACGCCACGATCGCCAAGATCGTCGGCGTCATCGAACAGGACACCGGAGCCCGGCCGATCTCCGACGATCTGCCCGCACTGGTGCGCACCCTGACCGCGACCACGGCGATGACACTGTCGCGTGACGCCGGGTTCGTGGGCCGTGACGCCGATCCCGCGCGTGCCGTCGAGATCGTCGAACGCCTGTGGCTCAGCGCGCTGTGGGGTGGCCTGCCGGAGTAG